In the Arachis hypogaea cultivar Tifrunner chromosome 20, arahy.Tifrunner.gnm2.J5K5, whole genome shotgun sequence genome, ATGTGCATCCCTATCTAAAAACATAAAGTaggaatattattaaaaaaaaaatttataagttattaaaaaagtaaatatttttatatttttagtacattaaatatatgacaaatattaaaaaatttctgttattatatttttaaaatatatcttcgaaatacaaattaattaaattcaattaaaaaattaaaattaattacaaaattattaattttttggtgaCCATGCCCTGAAAAAATTACCGTTGACCGGCCATATTCTTCAGGTCTATCTAACTTTTATGGATTTCCTTTTTTCTATTACTATATGTAGTAATTTATTGATTTAATTAATCCATTAAAGGCTTAAAGCCAATGGAATGTCAGAGACAAAATCCAGAGGCCTAGTTTCCCTACGCCAAGTATTAAGGTTCGTCAAATGCTTTCACTTCTGATCTGAAAAATGAGATTGACTGAATgtcaaaaacaaaatagaataaaatatagacgtaaaaaatagaaaaaagattaTGGTAGGCAGCTACATACCGTGCCTGCTACTGCATCAACATTCAGATATCTTCACTGCCAAGCCTCAACCGATAATGCTATTACCGAGCAGACTAGTAATTTGCTTTCAGAGTTATGCTTTTTAAATGTacgatttatttttaataaaaaattatgtgataaaaaataaatatttatcttCTTTAAACGCCTGATTCTAATTTGTGACATTTTAGACTTTTAGTGTGCATAGTCAAAGTAGAAAAATCAAGAATTGAAGCTCCTCGTTGAAACGTAAACGCTCAACGGTAAACGCCGTCCGTGGCGATAATACTGTTTCCCTGTGCAGTTTTCTTGCTCTAAACGTCAAGACCCCAccaatacatatatataacatGCTCTACTCTGTTCTACGTACTAACTAATTCAATACATTACGTGTTATTAGAAATGTCCCAAGAAGGTTTAacagaagaaaaggaagcaatgCGTGCCTATGGATGGGCTGCAAGAGATTCATCGGGAATtctctcccctttacatttcaccAGACGGTATCCACCTACCTAACATTGAAAATATAATTGTCACATGGACTTTAATTTTCTGATCTGAAATTGTTTTGTTCAAGGGCAAATGGTGATACAGATATCACCATTAAGATACTCTACTGCGGGATTTGCCACTCCGATTTTCATATGCTGAAGAATGATCATGGCATAAGCATCTATCCCTTAGTCCCCGGGTATGTAAGCCTTTAataccaaaaaaatattatttactttttataacataTAGTCGTAATTTACTGTATTATTATTCAGGCATGAGATTGTGGGGGAAGTGACAAAGGTGGGAAGACGAGTTACAAAATTCAGGGTTGGTGACGTGGCTGGAGTGGGTGGCATTGTGGGCACGTGCGGCACGTGTTCCAACTGCACACAGGGCTTGGAAACTTACTGCCCCAAAATGATTCTAACCTCTAGCTCACACTACCATGATGGATCAATAACCTATGGAGGCTTCTCTGATAATTTTGTTGTTGATGAGCACTTTGCCGTCACAATTCCCGAATCTATGCCTCTGCATGCCACAGCCCCTTTGTTGTGTGCTGGAATCACTGTTTACAGCCCCATGTTGCACCACGGGCTCTGCAGGCCCGGTCAGCACTTGGGTGTGGTGGGCCTTGGTGGGCTCGGCCATCTGGCTGTTAAGTTTGCCAAGGCTTTTGGTATGAAGGTCACTGTTATAAGCACTTCTTCCCGGAAGAAGGAGGAAGCGATTAAGCGTCTTGGTGTGGATGCCTTCTTGCTTAGTCATCAGCAACAACAATTGCAAGTAAAATTAAAGTAGcacaactttatttcttaatttattgatcaatatgattttattaaattgaatCTTAATTAGGATGCGAGCGGGACAATGGATGGGATCATTGACACGGTTTCAGCACCTCATTCTGTGGACCCTTTAGTTGGTTTATTGAAGACAGGAGGCAATTTGGTATTGGTGGGTGCACCTGCAGCCTCATCTCCTGAATTACCGTCTCTGCCACTCATTATGGGTAAGCCTTGCTATACCTAGCTAGCTAGTatctgtaataataataataattagtatttgtttttatttaataggGAGGAAGTCAATAAGTGGGAGTGCAGGTGGAGGAATGAGAGAGACACAAGAGATGATTGAATTTGCGGCAAAGCACAATATTAGTGCAGATGTGGAAGTTATTCCCATGGATTATGTGAACACTGCTATGGGTAGACTTGTCAACAATGATGTTCAATATCGATTCGTCATTGATGTAGCAAATACTTTGGACACTCCACgcactaactaattaattaattcatgCCTACAAATCACGGACTAGAtccaaaattatatattttgacttAGCTTATACTTTGTAAAATACGTGTGCTCTGTTCTGTGTCTTTactttgtaaaattatatatgtcaAGGTTTTTGAGAACCGAAATAACATCTGGTTGAAATTTTGTAATAATCATGGAATgaaatttttgttatatatatgtcGAGTTGGATTTATTTCGACCTATACCCACGTTATATTTTTTACATTCTTATCCAACTCTAGATTAATAAGATCCTATGACTTTATTTTAGGGTAATTAAACTAAAATCAGTCTTGACTATGCTCCACAATCCACATTCATTTCTTTTTCGACATCTTTACTCTTTATTGTTCGAATTGTAATGTAGTCCTGTATATGGTAAGACTAGAATGTAATTAAGGGTGATAATACTACTCGAACTCATACgtattcattttgtttttatctATTCGGAATGGATAATTACCCGCTCTCGCACCGGAGCGGATTTTAACAGGACGAATTTTTTTGGTGGGATGGGACGGGGTCAGGTTTAGGTTAAACTCGTCTCTACCCactcaaatatatataatatatataaaataattagtaaaatactcaataatattatattatatttaaatttttactttaatttatgttatgtatgtaattatggttatataaattttaaaatttaattttatttgttagattttaataattatagggacgTGACAGGTACTCACAGAAGCGGGTTAGGGTTTAGTATTTTACTACGCGAATAGAAGTGGGATAGATTCAATGCGGGCTATTGTAAGGTGGGGTGGAATTGGGTAGGGCAAAAATCCATCCGTACCCGCCTCATTGCCACCCCTAAATATAATTGAACTAGTCAGAAAAATATGACTTCCCTCAATGCAATACTCTAAGAGAATTatagagaattttcaaaaattttaatataagaaTATTATATTTCTATAAAAGCTGTATTTATAGGATTCAatgttgatgagtttggaaaactctaaattaatatgtgtgatgactaaacattattaaaattaattaattgcaaaattatttaatctgaatttttattcaatACATTGATGATTATAATTTTGCTGCAGGTTTAATCATGGGCCGGAAATAAATGTATTGTGCTAAGCCCAATTTACACTCAGCCTtggttttaataacaaaaataaatgtgGCTGTTTTAATGTTACTTGGGCCCAAATAATTTTCTGATCTAAGCCCAAGTGGGTTACATGCTTTCCACTTGCTTTATGCATGTTCCAAattttatcaggaaagcaaatgtcaTTAATGGGCCAAGATCAAATATTGTTGCTACCAAGCCCAATGTTGATGAATGTTTCCATGCCTTATTCGAATCCATGAAGCAAATGAAATGCCTAAATGCTTTCAACGGATTCCACTTCATTATTTTGaaggatttcaaatttaattaatacattggaaacataagaaaaagagagaagattgatttgataGCTATTATGACACTACACGCTACTCAACAAAGGGAAGTGGGAAACTTGAATTAACTTTTACATTCTCTCTCTTTGTTCATTGATTATTGTTCAAACCCATTgaatattttctctttcttctctctcacaaCTCTTTCTCTCTTCGGTCTTTACTCAGAAAATATTGGCAGCCATGGAAGCAAAAGTAAGCTACCGAGATGAAGAgaaagcaagcctaaagaccatcacaatgatggcaagaaaacatactaaaataaaaatgagctgtggctaagatattcaccaaatgtggttagatttggtgaggttatcttgagtctttcatgctcaaaatggaagaagaagattcggccagctagaggagattcttgaagcatggcttgtcttcgattctgctcaaccaccacaggaagtagctagagtggcgaagtgatggttgaaggcagagattgaagcagatgaagtcatcatcatcatgaagcatcaagggccagaattccatcttggagagcaagccaaggatggagagctcggattgatgaagggtgatgatcaagaaaggactagaggtaattgcatgttggttaatgcatggttatctcttctctctctatgtggccgaaccggttttgttgaaggaagaagaagttggttcagttttggcttcaataagtggaggctcccctcttctatattaagggtggacagccactgtttgaagcaaggagaaaaattgagagtgcaaggcacagagttctcagagctacctgagctaacagttttctcttctccttcaatgtattcagttttgtatttttctgtttaattttgtcatgtcttgagtctcatggtaaaaggcaaacagtgaggtttgtaatgaaaaagccatagagcggaaagaggcagagagtgcaaaattaaaagaaaaagccataggtgtcttagagttcctttgttcatctatgttgtgtttcatgattctgtgggaatccccttgtaagttgggttagcactttacaagttgtaatctgttgattatagtgaaattccatcattgttgtgatggagactggatgtaggctgcactgcacttagcagccgaaccaggatatatcttggtgtaattttcttcctctcctactccatttctgttttctattgcacaggagcaaaaaccgaaaatgtctcgtgccaagtgacgagacaaaatgaaaatgtctcgtggctagggacgagctaaaaacagaaaagtctcctctgaatccagcaagtgttagcaagcgaaaaaggggctaagattcaaccccccccccttctcttagccactgaaaccatcaattggtatcagagcttggtctcaaagagatcaagctttgcagcttggagtaaagatcctcatggcagaaaacagtggcgcaaatgtggtgtcttataatctaactgaaggacaatcaagcaacagaccccctcttttcaatgggaaaaactatacctattggaaggagaggatgaagatattcgtacaagcagtggattacagactttggaagattatcctCGAAGGGCCTAaatttccaactaccacaagtgcagaaggagttgtttctatcaaaccagaagcaagatggaccgaggaagataggaagaaggtggagttaaatgccaaggcaataaatctgctcaattgtgctatcagctttgaggagtaccgacgggtatcaagatgcacaacggcaaaggaaatctgggacaaattgcaaatcacccatgaaggaaccaccattgtcaaGAAGACTCGGGCAGATATGCTAAACAGAGAATATGAaacgtttgcaatgaaggaaggagagtccattgatgaactctTTGAACGTTTCAAtgctatcattgttggcttagatgctctgggaattacacattctgattctgtgctagtgagaagagtgttgagatgtctcacaaaagagtgggagactaaagctttaattatttctgagagtagtaGCCTAGACTCCAtaacacttgatgatttgagaggaaatcttcttgcttttgaaaatacctatttgaaaaaagatacaaaaaagaaaggaattgcattttcttctgtgactaaccccctggatgatgaatccagtgataactcttctgaaaatgagtttgttttatttgcaaaaaaaattcaggaaaatggctaagctcagaggcaaaggcagcagcacaAGGAAAGTGAAGAAAGACCTCAGCAAGGTAACTTgctacaattgcaaggaaatggggcatttcaaatctgattgtcccaagctgaagaaggaggaaaagccaaaaagaggaaagaagaaaggactgatggccacatgggaagacttggagaatgattctgatgatgatgatgaagaaaccgagaccaagtcacaaacatgtctcatggcagaccacatagatcaggtagtctttcataaccctaacactgaagatctccatcttatgatagaccacctttctgaaaaaataagatgttttctgctggaaaatcaagaacttgaacagcaaattaccattcttaaggccgaaaacagttttctaaaagaaaaagtgagagaggccgaaactgcttgtgatcttgttgaagaaaataagcagttaagagcccaagttaggagctgtgaaagtaaccattgtgttcttgcatatgtggactgttttaaacaaaatgaagagttgcttaaaaaggttaaaagacttgaggaagacttagccaaatttacacaaagttctgaaagtttaaatcacatcttggctagtcaaaaacctctttatgataaggctgggttggggtttcataaatctgaaaattcacattttgaaaatattgcttcatcttctaatgacataagatttcaagatcccacctactttaacaaaaaggcaactccaagattttgtagactatgcaatcggaatggacactttcccattcaatgctttttcggtgaaagaatggttggtaacaaggtttataaaattgtttttgattacaatggcttaggacatagaagatggtttaacgtaaaaggatccaaaaagatttggatacctaaggttacttaagcattgttttgtaggtgtgcctagcatcccaaaggaaagaaaatgtgtggtatatggacagcggatgctctaggcatatgatcggaaaggcaaccttcttcataaagcttgatgactatgatggaggacttgtcactttcggtgatgatgcaaaaggaaaaattgtggctgttgggaaagttggtaaaaacttttcttcttgtataaatgatgttctccttgtacatggcttgaaacataatttgcttagtgttagtcaactttgtgatttgggttttgaagttatttttaagaaatctgtttgtttagttgtgtgtgaaaaaactgggaatgttctttttgaagctaaaagatgcaacaatgtgtatggattaactcttgaggatttaaaggaacaaaatgtaacatgcttcacatcttttgaatctgaaaaatggctttggcatagaaagttgggacatgctagcatgtatcaaatCTCTAAGCTAGTTaaaagaaatttggttagagggattccaaacatcaagtttgataaggatcttacttgtgacgcttgtcaattgggcaaacaagtaaaatcctcttttaaatcaaaagatggaatatCAACCAAAcggccattggaaatgttacatattgatctttttggtcctactagaactcaaagtttaggaggtaaacattatggtcttgtggtggtagatgattactctagatttggttgggtacttttccttgctcataagaatgatgccttttatgctttttccaccctttgtaagaaaattcaaaatgaaaaggatttgaaaattgcccatttaagaagtgatcatggaagagaatttgaaaatcaagattttgaaaaattctgtaaTGACTTAGGGATCTCTCAcaatttttcatgtcctagaaccccccaacaaaatggagtggttgaaagaaggaatagaagccttcaagaaatgactagggctatgttgtGTGAGATGAATTCCTAAATTCTTatggctgaagctgtgaacacagcatgttatattttgaatagaacaatcattagaaaagggttaaagaaaacaccttatgagctatggaaaggaacccctccaaatcttaagtattttcatgtttttggatgcaaatgttttgtgcttaataataaagaaaaccttggaaagtttgatccaaaatcctatgaaggaatgtttgttggatattccaccacaagcaaggcctatagagtttatctcaaggagcataggacaatagaggaatccatacatgttaccttttgtgattctaacttaattcccagtattgtgaaggatattgattcagattgtgaagaggctggaacaagtaaagaaaatcccaaatctgttcaaattgaagaatctgtcagcccggttttgtctcgtcagattgtaGGAGAAACTTCCAATTTATCTCCTGAGCagacacgagaaactgaaacagtgagaccatcagaagttcatcaaagttcAACACCTGGCCGAaaacctagagaatggaagtctatgaggggttatcctcatgacttcatcattggtgatccctctcatggtgtaacaacaagatcctctaccaaaaggcaaaccgaaccaagcaactttgctctcttgtcacaaatggagcccaacaatgtcaaacaagctcttgaagatccatcatgggtcaaggctATGCAAGAGGAGCTggctcaattcgacaagaatgaggtttggacactagtacctcatccggatggtaagaaagttactggtactaagtgggtatttaaaaataaacttggtgaggatggacaagttgttcgtaacaaggctagattagtggcccaaggttacgatcaagaagagggtatagattttgatgaatcttttgctccggtagctagaatggaagcaattagattgcttcttgcctatgccgcccataaaggtttcaaaatgtttcaaatggatgttaagtgtgctttccttaatggctttattgatagagaagtgtatgtggcacaaccccccggttttgaacaaaaagagtttccaaatcatgttttcaaattaactaaggctctttatggtcttagacatgctccaagagcttggtatgaaaggcttagtgccttcttgctggaaaatcaatttcaaaggggtaccaccgacactactttatttattaaagcatctaatgatgacatacttcttgttcaagtttatgttgatgacattgtatttggatcggccaacatttccttgtgtgaagagtttggaaaactcatgactagtgagtttgaaatgagtttaatgggagagcttaccttctttcttggcctccaaattaaacaaactcctagtggtacttttatttaccaaggaaagtatgcaaaagaacttatcaaaaagtttggcctagaaaattccaaagcaatgagtacaccaatgcatcccaacacaaaacttgaaaaggatgatgatggtcaagatgtggatgaaacaaggtatagaggaatgataggttcactcatgtaccttacctcctctagaccggatattgttcaaagtgtgggtgtatgttcaagatttcaatctcacccaaaagaatcccatcttacggctgttaaacgcatcattagatacattaagggaacttgtgattatggcttgtggtatcctaaatctgatgaattttgtgcagtagggttttgtgatgcagattatgcgggagatagagtggatagaagaagcacgtccggcatgtgttgcttcct is a window encoding:
- the LOC112785061 gene encoding probable mannitol dehydrogenase translates to MSQEGLTEEKEAMRAYGWAARDSSGILSPLHFTRRANGDTDITIKILYCGICHSDFHMLKNDHGISIYPLVPGHEIVGEVTKVGRRVTKFRVGDVAGVGGIVGTCGTCSNCTQGLETYCPKMILTSSSHYHDGSITYGGFSDNFVVDEHFAVTIPESMPLHATAPLLCAGITVYSPMLHHGLCRPGQHLGVVGLGGLGHLAVKFAKAFGMKVTVISTSSRKKEEAIKRLGVDAFLLSHQQQQLQDASGTMDGIIDTVSAPHSVDPLVGLLKTGGNLVLVGAPAASSPELPSLPLIMGRKSISGSAGGGMRETQEMIEFAAKHNISADVEVIPMDYVNTAMGRLVNNDVQYRFVIDVANTLDTPRTN